A single region of the Streptomyces sp. NBC_01262 genome encodes:
- a CDS encoding MarR family winged helix-turn-helix transcriptional regulator produces the protein MADTPASADPPERDEPCGNGLLQPELRAWMHLLAAAGAIEQQLHSLVKEALGVSHDEFLVLCLLADQPSATLRMTRIAELLGRPKTRLTYQVACLQHAGLATRRASRCDRRGIEVSLTDKARQLLDEASPALADAITQAVTCAVGPHHREALRGLLAGTPDSDAQPA, from the coding sequence ATGGCCGACACCCCCGCCTCCGCCGACCCGCCCGAACGCGATGAGCCGTGCGGGAACGGGCTGCTGCAGCCCGAACTGCGGGCCTGGATGCACCTGCTGGCCGCGGCCGGGGCGATCGAGCAGCAGCTCCACTCACTGGTCAAGGAGGCACTCGGCGTCTCGCACGACGAGTTCCTGGTGCTGTGCCTGCTGGCCGACCAGCCTTCCGCGACCCTGCGCATGACGCGGATCGCGGAACTGCTCGGCCGCCCCAAGACCCGCCTGACCTACCAGGTCGCCTGCCTCCAGCACGCCGGACTCGCCACCCGCCGCGCCTCGCGCTGCGACCGGCGCGGCATCGAGGTGTCACTCACCGACAAGGCCCGCCAACTGCTGGACGAAGCGTCCCCCGCCCTCGCCGACGCCATCACCCAGGCAGTCACCTGCGCAGTAGGCCCCCACCACCGCGAGGCCCTGCGCGGCCTGCTGGCCGGCACGCCCGACTCGGACGCCCAGCCGGCCTGA
- a CDS encoding class I SAM-dependent methyltransferase translates to MEGDVWAVGAAYEPYIGRWSRAVAAEFVRRLEVAPAARWLDIGCGTGAVSQAVLDAGRPAEVVGADASEAYVRYARRRIADPRAHFVAGDAGALPFPGAVADVAVSGLVLNFLPDPVRAVAELARVTRPGGTVGAYVWDYAEGMQLIRCFWDAAVALDPRARELDEGTRFPLCRPDRLRALFTGAGLAGVRVEAIDVPTRFRDFDEYWTPFLGGQGPAPGYAMSLPQDRRAALRMRLRAVVPHAADGSIPLSARAWAVRGRRGGVRTPGG, encoded by the coding sequence ATGGAAGGCGACGTGTGGGCAGTCGGCGCGGCCTATGAGCCGTACATCGGGCGGTGGAGCCGGGCGGTGGCGGCCGAGTTCGTGCGCCGGCTGGAGGTGGCCCCCGCAGCGCGCTGGCTCGACATCGGATGCGGCACCGGCGCGGTGTCGCAGGCGGTGCTCGACGCGGGCCGCCCGGCCGAGGTGGTCGGTGCCGACGCCTCGGAGGCGTACGTGCGCTACGCGCGCCGCCGCATCGCCGACCCCCGGGCGCACTTCGTGGCCGGGGACGCCGGGGCGCTGCCGTTCCCCGGCGCGGTGGCGGACGTCGCCGTGAGCGGGCTGGTGCTGAACTTCCTGCCCGATCCGGTGCGCGCGGTGGCGGAACTGGCCCGCGTCACCCGGCCGGGCGGCACGGTCGGCGCGTATGTGTGGGACTACGCCGAGGGCATGCAGCTCATCCGGTGCTTCTGGGATGCCGCCGTCGCGCTCGACCCCCGTGCCCGCGAGCTGGACGAGGGGACGCGGTTCCCGCTGTGCCGGCCGGACAGGCTCCGCGCTCTGTTCACCGGCGCCGGACTGGCCGGCGTACGGGTCGAGGCGATCGACGTGCCGACCCGGTTCCGCGACTTCGACGAATACTGGACGCCGTTCCTCGGCGGCCAGGGGCCGGCTCCCGGCTATGCGATGTCCCTGCCGCAGGACCGGCGCGCCGCGCTTCGGATGCGCCTGCGGGCCGTCGTGCCCCACGCCGCCGACGGGTCGATACCCCTCAGCGCCCGGGCCTGGGCCGTGCGGGGACGGCGGGGAGGAGTGCGTACACCCGGTGGATGA
- a CDS encoding MMPL family transporter, which translates to MATFLYRLGRLAFRRRWYVALLWVAVLAAVGFGAATAPAASDDASTMPGIESQKAFDLLEQRFPGTAADGANARVVFVAPGGQKVTAADNRAVIEKFVDEAADGRQVASAVGPFQAKAVSKDASTAYATVTYKVKADDLTDTAKKKLQDAIDQARDSGLTVEVGGTALATQPAAGGAAEIIGISIAALVLLVTFGSMAAAGLPLLTAILGVGISMASILALASTFGLSETTGTLATMLGLACGIDYALFIVSRYREERAKGHTPQEAASLAAGTAGSAVVFAGLTVVIALAGLSVVGIPMLTKMGLAAAGAVVIGVVISLTLVPALLGFWPNAVLSRSTRKRGVGKDGGENNGGSRWARFVLRRPVPVLLLSVVGLGVIALPVLDLQLGMPGDEAKATSTTERRAYDDLAKGFGPGFNGPLTIVVDAKGADDPKAAVTTITQKIGATKGVVSVSAARFNSAGDTAVFSATPSTSPTDKKTQDLVHTIRDNRSATESATGATFEVTGTTALNIDVSQKVQSALIPYLVVVVGLAIVLLLLVFRSILVPLKAAAGFLLSVLAALGSVVAVFQWGWGASLLGVQETGPIMNMMPIFLVGIVFGLAMDYEVFLVARMREAYVHGDEPGQAITTGFRYSARVVVAAALIMMAVFSGFIGASESMIKTIGFGLAIAVLFDAFVVRMAFVPAVLALLGKAAWWLPRWLDKALPNIDVEGEALTHRPADTPEEQAGHPADLESVRA; encoded by the coding sequence ATGGCTACTTTCCTCTATCGGCTGGGCCGTCTGGCCTTCCGGCGGCGCTGGTACGTCGCCCTGCTGTGGGTCGCGGTGCTGGCCGCCGTCGGCTTCGGCGCCGCCACGGCGCCGGCCGCCTCCGACGACGCGTCCACGATGCCGGGTATCGAGTCGCAAAAGGCGTTCGACCTGCTGGAGCAGCGCTTCCCCGGCACCGCCGCCGACGGGGCCAACGCCCGGGTGGTGTTCGTCGCCCCGGGCGGGCAGAAGGTGACGGCTGCGGACAACCGGGCGGTGATCGAGAAGTTCGTGGACGAGGCGGCCGACGGCAGGCAAGTGGCCAGTGCGGTGGGCCCGTTCCAGGCGAAGGCGGTGAGCAAGGACGCCTCGACGGCGTACGCCACCGTCACCTACAAGGTGAAGGCCGACGACCTCACCGACACCGCCAAGAAGAAGCTTCAGGACGCCATCGACCAGGCCCGGGACTCCGGCCTGACCGTCGAGGTCGGCGGCACCGCCCTGGCCACCCAGCCCGCCGCGGGCGGGGCAGCCGAGATCATCGGCATCTCCATCGCGGCGCTGGTGCTGCTGGTGACTTTTGGTTCGATGGCCGCCGCCGGGCTGCCGCTGCTGACCGCGATCCTCGGCGTCGGCATCAGCATGGCCTCGATCCTAGCCCTGGCCAGCACGTTCGGGCTGTCGGAGACGACCGGCACGCTGGCCACGATGCTCGGCCTGGCCTGCGGCATCGACTACGCACTGTTCATCGTCTCCCGCTACCGCGAAGAGCGAGCCAAGGGCCACACACCCCAGGAAGCCGCGAGTCTGGCCGCGGGAACCGCCGGGTCGGCAGTGGTCTTCGCCGGACTGACCGTCGTCATCGCACTGGCCGGACTCTCCGTCGTCGGCATTCCCATGCTCACCAAGATGGGCCTCGCCGCCGCCGGAGCCGTCGTCATCGGCGTTGTCATCTCGCTGACCCTGGTCCCGGCGCTGCTGGGCTTCTGGCCGAACGCCGTGCTGTCGCGCTCCACCCGCAAGCGCGGGGTGGGCAAGGACGGCGGCGAGAACAACGGCGGCAGCCGGTGGGCCCGGTTCGTCCTGCGCCGTCCGGTCCCGGTGCTGCTGCTCAGCGTGGTCGGCCTGGGTGTCATCGCCCTGCCGGTGCTGGACCTGCAGTTGGGCATGCCCGGCGACGAGGCCAAGGCCACCTCCACCACCGAGCGCCGCGCCTACGACGACCTCGCCAAGGGCTTCGGCCCCGGCTTCAACGGACCCCTGACCATCGTCGTGGACGCCAAGGGCGCCGACGACCCCAAGGCCGCCGTCACCACGATCACACAGAAGATCGGCGCCACCAAGGGAGTCGTGTCCGTCTCCGCGGCCCGGTTCAACAGCGCCGGTGACACGGCGGTCTTCTCCGCCACCCCGTCCACCAGCCCCACCGACAAGAAGACCCAGGACCTCGTCCACACCATTCGTGACAACCGGTCGGCGACCGAATCCGCCACCGGTGCGACGTTCGAGGTCACCGGCACCACCGCGCTCAACATCGACGTGTCCCAGAAGGTCCAGAGCGCGCTGATCCCCTACCTCGTCGTCGTGGTGGGCCTGGCCATCGTGCTCCTGCTGCTGGTGTTCCGCTCGATCCTCGTACCGCTCAAGGCGGCGGCCGGCTTCCTGCTCTCGGTGCTGGCGGCCCTCGGCTCGGTCGTGGCGGTCTTCCAGTGGGGCTGGGGCGCGAGCCTCCTCGGCGTCCAGGAGACCGGCCCCATCATGAACATGATGCCGATCTTCCTGGTGGGCATCGTCTTCGGCCTCGCCATGGACTACGAGGTCTTCCTGGTCGCCCGCATGCGGGAGGCGTACGTCCACGGGGACGAGCCCGGCCAGGCCATCACCACCGGCTTCCGCTACAGCGCCCGCGTCGTGGTGGCGGCGGCGCTGATCATGATGGCCGTGTTCTCCGGGTTCATCGGCGCCAGCGAGTCCATGATCAAGACAATCGGCTTCGGCCTCGCCATCGCCGTCCTGTTCGACGCCTTCGTCGTCCGCATGGCCTTCGTCCCCGCCGTGCTCGCCCTCCTCGGCAAGGCCGCCTGGTGGCTGCCCCGCTGGCTCGACAAGGCGCTGCCCAACATCGACGTCGAGGGCGAAGCCCTCACCCACCGCCCGGCCGACACCCCGGAGGAGCAGGCCGGTCATCCGGCCGACCTGGAATCCGTCAGGGCCTGA
- a CDS encoding helix-turn-helix domain-containing protein, translating into MAIRMQAAVFTTEGLPAAERFGVWREENTRSIIPSYVRTDRVNEFQGMLTTLDLGIIQVNLVRYSSIEARRTAKLIRRSDPEKYQLAVVLDGTHGIEQAGRQSLLRPGHAMIYDSSQPFDAFAVHEGTAELMVAHFPKSLLPLPAAEIDKLLALPLDTSEGTASLAVGCLSRLVTRTDTFRAVDGPRLANVALDLVTVMLSEQLGRPTESANESHRRTLLLRIQSFIENNLADPELTPAMIARSNLISVSYLHRLYREQGQSVAVWTRTRRLERCRRDLADPALAGTPVHAIGRRWGFVRAADFSRVFRTAYGMPPGEFRRLMSEGLRP; encoded by the coding sequence ATGGCCATCCGGATGCAGGCGGCAGTGTTCACCACCGAGGGCCTGCCCGCGGCGGAACGATTCGGCGTCTGGCGGGAGGAGAACACCCGCTCCATCATCCCGTCCTACGTCCGCACCGACCGCGTGAACGAATTCCAGGGCATGCTCACCACGCTGGACCTGGGCATCATCCAGGTCAACCTGGTGAGGTACTCCTCCATCGAGGCCCGCCGCACGGCGAAACTCATCCGCCGCTCCGACCCCGAGAAGTACCAGCTCGCCGTCGTCCTCGACGGCACGCACGGCATCGAACAGGCCGGCCGGCAGAGCCTCCTGAGACCCGGCCACGCGATGATCTACGACAGCTCGCAGCCGTTCGACGCCTTCGCCGTGCACGAGGGCACCGCCGAGCTGATGGTCGCGCACTTCCCCAAGAGCCTGCTTCCGCTTCCCGCGGCCGAGATCGACAAGCTGCTCGCCCTGCCCCTGGACACCAGCGAGGGCACCGCGTCACTGGCCGTCGGATGCCTGTCCCGTCTGGTCACCCGCACCGACACCTTCCGCGCCGTGGACGGGCCGCGGCTGGCGAACGTCGCGCTGGACCTGGTGACCGTCATGCTCTCCGAGCAGCTCGGCAGACCGACCGAGTCCGCGAACGAATCGCACCGGCGCACACTCCTGCTGCGTATCCAGAGCTTCATCGAGAACAATCTCGCCGACCCCGAACTGACCCCCGCCATGATCGCCAGAAGCAATCTGATCTCCGTGAGCTACCTGCACCGCCTGTACCGCGAGCAGGGCCAGTCGGTCGCCGTCTGGACCAGAACCCGGCGCCTCGAACGCTGCCGCCGCGACCTCGCCGACCCCGCGCTCGCCGGAACCCCCGTCCACGCCATCGGACGCCGTTGGGGATTCGTCCGCGCGGCCGACTTCAGCCGGGTCTTCCGTACGGCCTACGGCATGCCGCCCGGCGAGTTCCGCCGGCTGATGTCCGAGGGGCTCAGGCCCTGA
- a CDS encoding ABC transporter ATP-binding protein, translating to MRLTVEQLHITLDRRPILRDVHLDVGKGDIVGLVGPNGSGKSTLLRTVYRSLRPALGVVRVGGDDVWALSARTAARRTAAVLQDATGSTSGLSVTEIVALGRTPHHGLLGRDGAEDRRAVAEAIDRCGARPLADRDFASLSGGERQRVLLARALAQGPELLVLDELTNHLDIRARFELLDLIRSSGTTTLAVLHDLDLAARLCDQVAVLHDGEVVGAGPVLDVLTPAVLREVFGVTAAAERHADGVVRITYAARPLAPDRP from the coding sequence GTGAGACTCACCGTGGAGCAGCTCCACATCACCCTGGACCGCCGGCCGATCCTGCGCGATGTGCACCTGGACGTCGGCAAGGGCGACATCGTCGGCCTCGTCGGCCCCAACGGCAGCGGCAAGTCCACCCTGCTGCGCACCGTCTACCGGTCCCTGCGCCCCGCCCTCGGCGTGGTCCGCGTCGGCGGGGACGACGTATGGGCGCTGTCCGCCCGTACCGCCGCCCGCCGTACCGCCGCCGTGCTCCAGGACGCCACCGGCAGCACGAGCGGCCTGTCCGTCACCGAGATCGTCGCCCTCGGCCGCACCCCGCACCACGGACTGCTGGGCCGGGACGGCGCCGAGGACCGCCGGGCCGTCGCCGAGGCCATCGACCGCTGCGGCGCCCGCCCCCTGGCCGACCGGGACTTCGCCTCCCTCTCCGGCGGCGAACGCCAGCGCGTCCTGCTCGCCCGCGCCCTGGCGCAGGGCCCCGAGCTCCTCGTCCTCGACGAGCTGACCAACCACCTCGACATCCGCGCCCGCTTCGAGCTGCTCGACCTGATCCGGTCCTCCGGCACCACCACCCTCGCCGTCCTGCACGACCTCGACCTCGCCGCCCGGCTCTGCGACCAGGTGGCCGTCCTCCACGACGGCGAGGTCGTCGGCGCGGGCCCCGTCCTCGACGTCCTGACCCCCGCCGTCCTGCGGGAGGTCTTCGGCGTCACGGCGGCCGCCGAGCGCCACGCCGACGGAGTCGTACGCATCACGTACGCCGCGCGGCCCCTGGCCCCGGACAGGCCTTAG
- a CDS encoding FecCD family ABC transporter permease has translation MAGLLLLLFAAMMAAVSIGAVNVPLGEVWRIVARHVTGGGGTAADPALDQIVWNFRAPRVVLAALVGAGLAVSGAVLQALVSNPLADPTVLGFSYGASLGAVLVITAATGASLGGLGVSTAAFLGALAAGILVFVLGQRRGRVAPTRLVLSGVAVGYVFLSATSFLQLRATPTELRTVMFWMLGSVSGAQWSQLPVVSAVVLSTTVVLALFGRRLNVLLAGDESATALGVDVNRLRAVLLVLSSLLTGTVIAVAGGIGFVGLMIPHLVRLATGADHRRLLPLTALTGAVYLVVVDLLSRTLNRPNELPLGILTALLGAPFFLWLLRRDKGLDAA, from the coding sequence ATGGCCGGGCTGCTGCTCCTGCTCTTCGCCGCCATGATGGCCGCCGTCAGCATCGGAGCGGTCAACGTGCCGCTGGGCGAGGTCTGGCGGATCGTCGCGCGCCACGTCACCGGAGGCGGCGGTACGGCGGCCGACCCGGCCCTGGACCAGATCGTCTGGAACTTCCGGGCCCCGCGGGTGGTCCTGGCCGCACTGGTCGGGGCCGGGCTGGCGGTCTCCGGGGCGGTGCTCCAGGCGCTGGTGTCCAACCCGCTCGCCGATCCGACCGTGCTGGGCTTCTCCTACGGGGCCTCGCTCGGCGCCGTCCTGGTCATCACGGCAGCCACGGGGGCGTCGCTGGGCGGGCTCGGGGTCTCCACGGCGGCCTTCCTCGGCGCGCTGGCGGCCGGGATCCTGGTCTTCGTCCTCGGGCAGCGCCGGGGGAGGGTGGCCCCGACCCGGCTGGTGCTGTCCGGGGTGGCCGTCGGCTATGTCTTCCTGTCGGCGACCAGCTTTCTGCAACTGCGGGCGACCCCGACCGAGCTGCGGACGGTGATGTTCTGGATGCTCGGCAGCGTCTCGGGCGCCCAGTGGAGCCAACTGCCCGTCGTCAGCGCGGTCGTGCTCTCCACCACCGTCGTGCTGGCGCTCTTCGGCCGCCGCCTCAACGTCCTGCTCGCGGGCGACGAGTCCGCGACCGCGCTGGGCGTGGACGTGAACCGGCTGCGGGCCGTGCTGCTGGTGCTGTCCTCGCTGCTGACCGGCACCGTCATCGCCGTCGCGGGCGGCATCGGCTTCGTCGGCCTGATGATCCCCCACCTGGTACGCCTCGCCACCGGCGCCGACCACCGCAGACTGCTGCCGCTCACCGCGCTGACCGGGGCCGTCTACCTGGTCGTCGTGGACCTGCTCTCCCGCACCCTCAACCGGCCCAACGAACTGCCGCTGGGCATCCTCACCGCCCTGCTGGGCGCCCCGTTCTTCCTGTGGCTACTGCGACGTGACAAGGGGCTGGACGCCGCGTGA
- a CDS encoding ABC transporter substrate-binding protein, with the protein MSKLRPPAAVLAAALCLATAACGGSATEAASTSAKEAASGYPVTVTNCGVTETFTQAPSRVVVMNGASVAEVSTLLALGLGDRIVANQQSYGMSEVAGRAKAIKALPTGDIKLNDAYDIPREAMLGLRPDLVLSTTSYGFDEKNGFATRDQLKAVSANSYVSPQGCDQDTSKMTVADSYTLLRDMGKVFNVSDRAEKLIAASKKSIAAVSAKVKGETKPKVMVLFANMSMGGNEFSSVVAKGIYNDILAKAGAENAFAAASTTSFADLSKEKVAATDIDALVVISYNAPDPAAYAKQLLKEFPQWPAAKNKTYVVLSDSIYLGPSNDLAVDKLARALHPDAF; encoded by the coding sequence ATGTCGAAATTACGGCCGCCGGCCGCGGTCCTGGCCGCAGCCCTCTGCCTGGCCACCGCGGCCTGTGGGGGCTCCGCGACCGAGGCGGCGAGCACCAGCGCCAAGGAGGCGGCGTCCGGATACCCGGTGACCGTCACCAACTGCGGGGTGACCGAGACCTTCACACAGGCCCCCAGCCGGGTGGTCGTCATGAACGGCGCCTCGGTGGCCGAGGTCTCCACGCTGCTCGCCCTCGGGCTCGGGGACCGTATCGTCGCCAACCAGCAGTCCTACGGGATGTCGGAGGTCGCGGGCCGGGCCAAGGCCATCAAGGCGCTGCCCACCGGGGACATCAAGCTCAACGACGCCTACGACATCCCTCGCGAGGCGATGCTCGGGCTGCGTCCGGACCTCGTGCTCTCCACCACCTCCTACGGCTTCGACGAGAAGAACGGCTTCGCCACCCGCGACCAGCTCAAGGCGGTGAGCGCCAACAGCTATGTCTCCCCGCAGGGCTGCGACCAGGACACCTCCAAGATGACCGTCGCCGACAGCTACACCCTGCTGCGCGACATGGGCAAGGTCTTCAACGTCAGCGACCGCGCCGAGAAGCTGATCGCGGCCTCGAAGAAGAGCATCGCCGCGGTGTCCGCCAAGGTGAAGGGCGAGACGAAGCCGAAGGTGATGGTGCTCTTCGCCAACATGTCCATGGGCGGCAACGAGTTCAGCTCGGTGGTCGCCAAGGGCATCTACAACGACATCCTCGCCAAGGCGGGAGCCGAGAACGCCTTCGCCGCCGCCTCCACGACCTCCTTCGCGGACCTGAGCAAGGAGAAGGTCGCCGCCACCGACATCGACGCCCTCGTCGTCATCAGCTACAACGCCCCGGACCCGGCGGCCTACGCCAAGCAGCTTCTCAAGGAGTTCCCCCAGTGGCCGGCCGCCAAGAACAAGACGTACGTCGTCCTGTCCGACTCGATCTACCTCGGCCCGAGCAACGACCTGGCCGTGGACAAGCTGGCCAGGGCCCTGCATCCCGACGCTTTCTGA